Proteins co-encoded in one Aerococcaceae bacterium DSM 111021 genomic window:
- a CDS encoding energy-coupled thiamine transporter ThiT: protein MNQRTRSILMDSLFAIVLSLILAVASQYVSSFVPGDYIGIAMLPLVWLAYRFGSPTAILSALLAGLIIGFTRQGMTNWLAIILEEVLPLLSVAFAGLFAKYTQKTLNNRRYSSMYLNIFTGSLLSTVGFMVIRFWLSPLALNEIPLLQISGWEFWLSLAVIWLVIAVVIVIMARANPKLIIPKRTKYLSRKETSSLLND from the coding sequence ATGAATCAGCGTACAAGAAGTATTCTTATGGATAGTTTATTTGCAATTGTTCTTAGCTTAATCTTAGCAGTTGCATCACAATATGTTAGCTCATTCGTACCAGGCGATTATATAGGGATAGCCATGTTGCCATTAGTTTGGCTAGCTTACCGTTTTGGCTCACCAACAGCAATTTTATCTGCTTTACTTGCTGGGTTAATAATTGGTTTTACAAGGCAGGGAATGACGAATTGGTTAGCAATCATACTTGAAGAAGTGTTGCCGCTACTTTCAGTTGCCTTTGCTGGGTTATTCGCCAAATACACTCAAAAAACACTTAACAACCGAAGATATTCATCAATGTACTTAAATATCTTTACGGGCTCATTGTTATCGACAGTTGGCTTTATGGTTATAAGATTTTGGTTATCACCTTTAGCTTTAAACGAGATTCCCTTACTACAGATTAGTGGATGGGAATTCTGGTTAAGTTTAGCGGTAATTTGGTTAGTTATTGCTGTGGTTATTGTTATTATGGCACGAGCAAATCCAAAGTTAATTATTCCTAAACGAACTAAGTATTTGTCACGTAAGGAAACATCATCTTTATTGAATGATT